Proteins from a single region of Chryseomicrobium sp. FSL W7-1435:
- a CDS encoding manganese-dependent inorganic pyrophosphatase — MSRTLVFGHKNPDTDSVTSAIVYAYLKNQIGHEAEAVRLGDITEETAFALTHFQVEAPREIVAVEEGQPVILVDHNEFQQSAEGISDAHILEVIDHHRIANFETADPLYYRAEPVGCTATILFKLYKEHGVEVPQAMAGLMLSAIISDSLLFKSPTCTEQDLKAAKELEALAQVDAQEYGLSLLKAGADVSSKTIDDLLTLDAKEFGMGNYKVEIAQVNVVDPQDVFNRQSEIEKAIYDRISEKELDLYFFVVTDILNNDSVALALGKMANKAEEAFNVAFTNHTALLKGVVSRKKQVVPALTEALSE; from the coding sequence ATGTCTAGAACACTAGTATTTGGTCATAAAAATCCCGATACTGACTCTGTAACGTCAGCTATCGTCTATGCATACTTGAAAAATCAAATCGGTCACGAAGCAGAGGCAGTTCGTCTCGGTGATATTACAGAAGAAACTGCTTTTGCTTTAACTCATTTTCAAGTGGAAGCTCCACGTGAAATAGTGGCAGTAGAAGAAGGACAACCGGTCATTCTTGTCGATCACAATGAATTCCAACAAAGCGCAGAGGGTATAAGCGATGCCCATATTTTAGAAGTCATTGATCACCACCGTATTGCTAACTTTGAAACTGCTGATCCACTCTATTATCGTGCAGAACCAGTAGGTTGTACGGCAACGATATTATTCAAGCTATACAAAGAGCATGGGGTTGAAGTACCTCAAGCTATGGCAGGTTTAATGTTGTCAGCTATCATTTCAGACTCTTTACTATTTAAATCACCTACTTGTACAGAGCAGGATTTAAAAGCTGCAAAAGAATTAGAAGCTCTTGCTCAAGTAGATGCACAAGAATATGGATTATCCCTGCTAAAAGCAGGAGCAGATGTATCCTCAAAAACAATTGATGATCTACTGACATTGGACGCAAAAGAATTTGGTATGGGCAATTACAAAGTTGAAATAGCTCAAGTCAACGTCGTAGATCCACAAGACGTGTTCAATCGTCAATCAGAAATTGAAAAGGCCATTTATGACCGGATTTCTGAAAAAGAGTTGGATCTGTACTTCTTCGTCGTGACAGATATTTTAAATAACGATTCAGTAGCACTTGCTTTAGGTAAGATGGCAAACAAAGCGGAAGAAGCGTTTAACGTTGCTTTTACAAATCACACTGCCTTACTAAAAGGTGTGGTCTCACGTAAAAAGCAAGTGGTTCCAGCACTTACAGAAGCCTTATCAGAATAA
- a CDS encoding GNAT family N-acetyltransferase — MARTTEAKYLPLHDFFKKTEQKTVKLTFPQMEAILGQPLPNAAYLSRSWWKKTKPPALHYFAWTDNGYGVSEIELNQYVIFQNSIHEHDTSHEREKQDILIVREAETEDARAFIQLQEAIYSETDFMLYGKSEQKQSVQGIRKRLEEWKQARNSNLFLAIMNGEYAGYLVVIGGPSPRASHRASIVIGVKQQFSNKGIASTLMYHGENWAKDVGIEKLELTVIKENVIAQKLYNKLGFELEGTRKNALRIQGHYVDEYYMGKMIDA, encoded by the coding sequence ATGGCACGGACAACCGAAGCAAAGTATTTACCGCTTCATGATTTTTTTAAAAAGACGGAACAAAAGACAGTGAAACTGACATTTCCTCAAATGGAGGCTATTTTAGGACAACCACTTCCCAATGCGGCTTATTTAAGTAGAAGTTGGTGGAAGAAAACAAAGCCTCCCGCTCTCCATTATTTTGCATGGACTGACAATGGCTATGGTGTCAGTGAGATCGAACTCAATCAATACGTTATCTTTCAAAACTCGATTCATGAACACGATACATCGCATGAGCGGGAGAAGCAGGATATTTTAATTGTTCGTGAAGCAGAAACAGAAGACGCTCGTGCATTTATCCAACTGCAAGAAGCTATTTATTCAGAGACGGATTTTATGCTTTACGGCAAGTCTGAACAAAAACAATCTGTGCAAGGCATTAGAAAGCGTTTAGAAGAATGGAAACAAGCGCGCAATTCTAATCTATTTTTAGCAATTATGAATGGTGAATATGCTGGTTATCTAGTGGTGATCGGGGGCCCTTCTCCACGTGCTTCTCATAGAGCATCTATTGTTATAGGTGTGAAACAGCAATTCTCAAATAAAGGCATCGCCTCTACTTTAATGTATCACGGAGAGAACTGGGCTAAGGATGTCGGTATTGAGAAACTTGAACTGACTGTAATTAAAGAAAATGTCATCGCTCAAAAATTGTATAACAAACTAGGTTTCGAATTAGAAGGCACTCGTAAAAATGCACTGCGCATTCAAGGCCATTATGTTGATGAATATTATATGGGCAAGATGATTGATGCCTAA
- a CDS encoding DNA-3-methyladenine glycosylase gives MKILPDEFYHLPTLELANSLIGKLLVHDTDEGRLSGYIVETEAYMGVLDQAAHSFGGRKTKRTEVMFSEPGHIYTYQMHTHTLINVVAEDVGEPHAILIRALEPLEGQATMARNRNQLPMKQWTNGPGKLTKALGITMQHYGSLWSEPPLYIAEGRIPQSVSTGPRIGIDNSGEAVHYPYRFWETDNPYVSKYRTPKQPPSDTR, from the coding sequence ATGAAAATATTACCTGACGAGTTTTATCATCTTCCCACTCTGGAGCTAGCGAATTCCCTGATTGGCAAACTACTTGTTCATGATACAGATGAAGGAAGACTATCCGGCTACATTGTAGAAACAGAAGCCTATATGGGAGTCTTGGATCAGGCGGCTCATAGTTTTGGTGGGAGAAAGACGAAGCGTACAGAAGTCATGTTTTCTGAACCAGGTCATATTTACACTTACCAAATGCACACACATACACTGATCAATGTGGTGGCAGAAGATGTAGGGGAACCTCATGCTATCTTGATCAGAGCTCTTGAGCCTCTAGAAGGCCAGGCCACTATGGCACGTAATCGTAATCAGCTACCAATGAAACAGTGGACAAACGGTCCGGGTAAATTGACAAAAGCGCTTGGAATCACGATGCAGCATTACGGTAGTCTGTGGAGTGAACCACCGCTTTACATTGCAGAAGGAAGAATCCCTCAATCTGTATCCACGGGCCCTCGAATCGGTATCGACAATAGTGGAGAAGCGGTTCACTACCCGTACCGGTTCTGGGAAACCGATAATCCCTATGTCTCCAAATACCGGACGCCAAAACAGCCACCTAGCGATACTCGCTAA
- a CDS encoding acetyl-CoA hydrolase/transferase C-terminal domain-containing protein — MTKELTAQQVITSIPAQADIIFPLTNGEPNRLLDYLEQHQEQLREVRIHQLLPLRGRSYMNNASDAHLKHISYFLSGANRKEFHQGTADLMPNNFHEVTRILRKVGRRLMVMAVVSPMDEFGYYSLGTQADIVSEFIGKVPFIVEVNEHMPRTFGQNQIHKSQIEGFVVNHQPLVSDEPAPISEMDMKIASYVAERIQDGDTLQIGIGGIPNAVVSQLKTHRHLGIHTEMFVDGIIDLVEAGAVDGTRKFTNQGKMISTFAHGSQRLYDFLHGNPAIEFLPVTTVNDPREIGKEENMISINATTEVDLFGQCASETVAGRYYSSTGGQADFARGVRFSKNGKGFITMTSTIKNGEMSRIKASLAPGSIVTTNKNDVDHIVTEYGVAEMFGRPLSERAEQLIAIAHPDFRDELRFEAKKLGLIL, encoded by the coding sequence ATGACAAAGGAATTAACCGCACAACAAGTGATTACTAGTATTCCTGCACAGGCAGATATTATCTTTCCCTTAACAAATGGGGAGCCTAACCGCTTGCTTGATTATTTGGAACAACACCAAGAGCAACTAAGAGAAGTGCGTATTCATCAACTTCTGCCTTTACGTGGTCGATCGTACATGAACAATGCATCAGATGCCCACTTAAAACACATCAGTTACTTTCTTAGTGGCGCAAATCGAAAGGAGTTTCATCAAGGCACCGCTGATTTGATGCCGAATAATTTTCATGAAGTCACACGCATACTACGTAAAGTTGGAAGAAGGTTGATGGTTATGGCGGTCGTTTCACCTATGGATGAGTTTGGTTATTATTCATTAGGGACCCAGGCAGATATCGTCAGTGAGTTTATCGGAAAAGTACCATTTATCGTAGAAGTGAATGAACATATGCCACGAACGTTTGGTCAAAATCAGATTCATAAAAGCCAAATCGAAGGATTTGTAGTCAATCATCAGCCTCTTGTTAGTGATGAGCCAGCACCGATCTCTGAGATGGATATGAAAATCGCTTCTTATGTAGCAGAACGTATTCAAGACGGAGATACCTTACAAATTGGGATTGGTGGAATACCGAATGCGGTTGTAAGCCAGTTGAAAACACATCGTCATTTAGGTATTCATACAGAGATGTTTGTAGACGGAATTATTGACTTAGTGGAAGCTGGAGCAGTAGATGGAACGCGTAAATTTACCAATCAAGGAAAAATGATTTCAACATTTGCTCATGGTTCTCAACGACTTTATGATTTTTTACATGGCAATCCAGCGATTGAATTCTTGCCGGTAACAACAGTCAATGATCCACGAGAAATTGGTAAAGAAGAGAATATGATTTCAATCAATGCGACAACCGAAGTCGATTTGTTTGGCCAATGTGCTAGTGAGACAGTTGCTGGTCGTTATTATTCATCTACAGGTGGCCAGGCAGATTTTGCGCGAGGAGTACGTTTTTCGAAAAATGGTAAAGGGTTTATCACCATGACCTCTACGATTAAAAATGGGGAAATGTCTCGCATTAAAGCTTCACTTGCACCGGGCTCGATTGTCACAACCAATAAAAACGATGTTGATCACATTGTCACGGAGTACGGCGTAGCTGAGATGTTTGGTCGTCCTTTATCAGAGCGTGCAGAACAACTGATTGCGATTGCTCATCCAGACTTCCGAGATGAACTGCGCTTTGAAGCGAAGAAGCTTGGGTTGATCCTGTAA
- a CDS encoding MFS transporter yields the protein MNKTVEPKPMSRNKLLGIAGLGWMFDAMDVGILSFIIAALAIEWSLSPEQMGWIGSVNSIGMAVGAIFFGLIADKIGRKNVFMITLLMFSLASGASALAGGLAVFLVLRFFVGMGLGGELPVAATLVAESVPAEERGRVVVLLESFWALGWILAALIAYFVIPDYGWRWALALTALPAFYAIYLRLKLPDSPRYKNVEKVKRTVIQNIKELWAPTYRRRTLMLWILWFTVVFSYYGMFLWLPSVMVLKGFSLIKTLEYVLIMTLAQLPGYFSAAWLIEKMGRKFVLITYLLGTAASAAVFGSAETLTMLMISGMLLSFFNLGAWGALYAYSPEQYPTVIRTTGSGMAAGVGRIGGILGPLLVGTMVAANYEIGIIFGIFCVAIVIGVLAVAFLGTETKQQELQDTL from the coding sequence ATGAATAAAACTGTAGAACCTAAACCGATGTCACGTAACAAATTACTCGGTATTGCTGGTCTTGGCTGGATGTTCGATGCGATGGATGTTGGTATTCTTTCATTTATTATTGCCGCTTTAGCGATTGAGTGGAGCCTCTCCCCTGAACAAATGGGATGGATTGGTAGTGTCAATTCTATCGGTATGGCAGTAGGAGCCATTTTCTTTGGCTTAATAGCAGATAAGATTGGCCGTAAAAATGTCTTTATGATTACGCTATTGATGTTTAGTCTCGCCTCCGGTGCATCAGCATTAGCAGGTGGACTAGCGGTATTTCTAGTCTTACGTTTCTTTGTAGGAATGGGACTTGGTGGAGAATTGCCAGTTGCTGCTACACTTGTGGCAGAATCAGTTCCAGCTGAAGAGCGCGGAAGAGTGGTCGTGCTTTTAGAAAGCTTTTGGGCATTAGGGTGGATATTAGCAGCGTTGATTGCTTACTTTGTTATCCCAGACTACGGATGGCGTTGGGCATTGGCTTTAACAGCTTTACCTGCTTTTTATGCAATTTATCTACGCTTGAAATTACCTGATTCACCTCGGTATAAAAATGTAGAAAAAGTGAAGCGAACTGTCATTCAAAATATTAAAGAATTATGGGCACCGACATATCGGAGAAGAACGTTGATGTTGTGGATTCTCTGGTTTACAGTAGTGTTTTCTTACTATGGTATGTTCTTGTGGTTGCCTTCTGTCATGGTACTTAAAGGCTTCAGTTTAATTAAAACGTTAGAGTATGTCTTGATCATGACACTGGCTCAATTGCCAGGTTATTTCTCAGCAGCTTGGCTTATTGAAAAAATGGGGCGCAAGTTTGTTTTAATTACCTATCTTCTTGGAACAGCAGCAAGTGCGGCTGTGTTTGGTTCAGCTGAAACACTGACAATGCTAATGATTTCTGGTATGCTCCTATCCTTCTTTAACTTAGGCGCTTGGGGTGCACTCTATGCGTATTCTCCAGAGCAATACCCTACTGTGATTCGAACGACAGGTTCGGGAATGGCTGCTGGCGTTGGCCGGATAGGAGGAATTCTTGGACCACTTCTTGTCGGAACTATGGTGGCTGCTAATTACGAGATTGGTATCATCTTTGGGATCTTCTGTGTGGCGATCGTCATTGGCGTTCTTGCAGTTGCATTTCTCGGAACAGAAACGAAACAACAAGAGTTACAAGATACCTTGTAG
- the thrC gene encoding threonine synthase codes for MAWSGLLHHYKEYLPITEETPLLTLLEGNTPLLYAENLSKQLGIHLHLKLEGANPTGSFKDRGMVLAVAKAKEQGSTAVICASTGNTSAAAAAYAARAGMKAIIVIPEGKVAAGKLAQAYMYGAEVIQIQGNFDRALEMVRAISETSPVTLVNSVNPYRIEGQKTASFEIIDALGKAPDILAIPVGNAGNITAYWKGFVEYNQLHQSGLPKIYGYEAEGAAAIVKGYPIEHPETIATAIRIGNPASWKFAEQARDQSDGLIEAVTDDEMLAAYQLLAGTEGVFVEPASSASVAGILRAVKQGEIQPGSTVVAVLTGNGLKDPQTAMDCRFTRPRQLESSAPALQDYLEEVLQR; via the coding sequence ATGGCTTGGTCCGGATTACTTCATCACTATAAAGAATATTTACCTATTACAGAGGAAACTCCGCTTCTCACCTTGTTAGAAGGCAATACACCATTACTTTATGCCGAAAATCTATCTAAACAGTTGGGTATTCATCTTCATTTGAAACTTGAAGGCGCGAATCCTACAGGATCTTTCAAAGACCGTGGAATGGTGCTAGCCGTGGCTAAAGCCAAAGAGCAAGGCAGCACCGCTGTCATTTGTGCCTCTACTGGAAATACTTCAGCTGCAGCTGCTGCTTATGCAGCACGAGCAGGCATGAAGGCAATCATTGTTATTCCAGAAGGGAAAGTCGCAGCAGGCAAGCTGGCGCAAGCTTATATGTATGGTGCTGAAGTCATCCAAATTCAAGGGAATTTTGATCGGGCACTTGAAATGGTGCGCGCTATCAGTGAGACATCGCCCGTGACACTTGTGAATTCAGTGAACCCTTACCGGATCGAAGGTCAGAAAACGGCTAGTTTTGAAATTATTGATGCACTAGGTAAAGCACCAGATATTTTAGCTATTCCGGTCGGTAATGCTGGGAATATCACAGCGTATTGGAAAGGGTTTGTTGAATACAACCAATTGCACCAATCTGGCCTTCCGAAAATTTACGGCTATGAAGCAGAAGGAGCAGCAGCAATTGTCAAAGGCTATCCTATTGAACACCCAGAAACTATTGCCACAGCCATACGTATCGGGAATCCTGCTTCTTGGAAATTTGCAGAACAAGCGCGAGACCAGTCTGATGGGCTTATCGAAGCCGTCACAGATGACGAAATGCTTGCGGCTTATCAGCTTTTAGCCGGAACGGAAGGTGTCTTTGTTGAACCGGCATCAAGTGCTTCTGTCGCAGGAATTTTACGTGCCGTTAAACAAGGTGAAATTCAACCAGGCTCTACTGTTGTAGCCGTCCTGACTGGTAATGGGTTGAAGGATCCTCAGACTGCTATGGATTGTCGATTTACTCGACCCCGTCAATTAGAATCAAGTGCACCTGCACTTCAAGACTATCTAGAGGAGGTGCTTCAAAGATGA
- the thrB gene encoding homoserine kinase: MTVSIRVPASTANLGPGFDSIGVALPFYLTVEASPHEFWEVIHEGAHLPPVEDVPTHLIFQTACELAHRHGKVMPSLRLHLTSEIPLARGLGSSAAAIVAACLLANHFAELDLEKADLLEFASLCEGHPDNVAAALYGGCIVSYHSSEQLVFSRFELPTFQWLLAIPAIELKTEKARQVLPASYTREQAVASSAAANMLVAGLATDNHQLVGSMMSCDQFHEPYRMSLIPSASDYKAFVNGLGAYGTAISGAGPTLISVIPPCFDVMSVQEKFPHFKLYKVSTAPFGAELSLQKISMFS; this comes from the coding sequence ATGACAGTAAGTATCCGTGTGCCAGCGAGTACCGCTAATTTAGGACCGGGTTTTGATTCCATTGGAGTAGCTTTACCCTTCTATTTAACTGTTGAAGCATCTCCTCACGAATTTTGGGAAGTGATTCATGAAGGCGCACATCTTCCACCGGTTGAAGATGTGCCTACTCATTTAATTTTTCAGACAGCCTGTGAGCTCGCGCATCGTCACGGAAAAGTAATGCCGTCCCTTCGTCTACATCTAACAAGTGAAATTCCTCTTGCACGAGGGCTAGGAAGCAGTGCAGCTGCCATTGTAGCCGCTTGTTTACTGGCGAACCATTTTGCAGAGCTGGACTTGGAGAAAGCCGACCTTCTAGAGTTTGCTTCCCTTTGCGAAGGTCACCCGGATAATGTCGCCGCAGCTCTCTACGGAGGTTGCATCGTGAGTTATCATTCCTCGGAGCAGTTGGTTTTCTCACGTTTCGAACTTCCTACTTTTCAGTGGCTACTAGCTATCCCGGCTATAGAATTGAAAACAGAGAAAGCGCGACAAGTGTTGCCAGCAAGCTACACACGTGAGCAAGCTGTTGCAAGTAGTGCAGCTGCCAACATGTTAGTCGCTGGACTTGCTACGGATAATCACCAACTTGTCGGTTCCATGATGAGTTGCGATCAGTTCCATGAACCCTACCGAATGTCGCTCATCCCATCTGCATCTGATTATAAAGCGTTTGTAAATGGGTTAGGCGCATATGGAACGGCTATCAGTGGAGCAGGTCCGACGTTGATTTCAGTCATTCCTCCGTGTTTCGATGTTATGTCAGTTCAGGAGAAGTTCCCGCACTTCAAACTCTATAAGGTTTCTACAGCTCCCTTTGGCGCAGAGCTTAGCCTACAAAAAATCAGCATGTTCTCATAA
- the zupT gene encoding zinc transporter ZupT, which produces MDGNVLFALGLTVLAGLATGIGSLIALFTSRTNKKFLSVSLGFSAGVMIFVALVEIFFKAKDALVAELGATNGYWMTLVGFFGGMLLIGLIDRLLPSLGNPHEVKSVEAMDEGPTPAEHARLMKMGMFTALAIGIHNFPEGIATFMSAMADPSLGIAIAIAVAIHNIPEGIAVAVPIYYATGSRKRAFKLSFLSGLAEPVGAIVAFLILMPFLSDIMFGIVFAGVAGIMVFISLDQLLPAAKEFDEAHSSIYGVVAGMMVMAASLVLFSV; this is translated from the coding sequence ATGGATGGGAATGTTCTCTTTGCACTGGGGTTAACGGTTTTAGCAGGACTAGCAACAGGGATTGGTAGCTTAATAGCGCTTTTTACTTCACGAACAAATAAAAAGTTTTTATCAGTTTCCCTTGGTTTTTCGGCGGGGGTCATGATTTTTGTAGCGCTAGTTGAAATTTTCTTTAAGGCAAAAGATGCTTTAGTGGCAGAGCTCGGAGCAACAAATGGCTACTGGATGACATTGGTAGGATTCTTCGGGGGTATGCTCCTTATTGGCTTGATAGACCGGCTATTGCCGTCTTTAGGTAACCCGCATGAAGTGAAGTCTGTAGAGGCGATGGATGAAGGGCCTACACCTGCAGAGCATGCTCGCTTGATGAAAATGGGGATGTTCACTGCACTAGCTATTGGTATTCATAACTTTCCTGAGGGGATTGCAACGTTTATGTCCGCAATGGCTGACCCGAGCTTAGGTATCGCCATTGCAATTGCTGTGGCCATTCACAATATTCCAGAAGGGATAGCTGTAGCAGTTCCTATTTATTATGCGACGGGGAGTCGAAAGCGTGCCTTCAAGTTATCATTTCTATCAGGTTTAGCAGAACCGGTCGGTGCAATTGTGGCGTTTTTAATCTTAATGCCATTTTTGTCAGATATCATGTTCGGTATAGTGTTTGCAGGAGTAGCTGGGATTATGGTGTTTATTTCACTAGATCAGCTATTGCCGGCCGCTAAAGAATTCGACGAGGCACACTCATCAATTTATGGAGTAGTCGCTGGAATGATGGTAATGGCAGCAAGTTTAGTGCTATTTTCTGTTTAA
- a CDS encoding uracil-DNA glycosylase — translation MEFQVTEQLVALAKQRMEGHAVEGFVRGGGPLKPKLLLIGEAPGENEAIQGKPFVGRAGAELDKSLTSIGLTREDVYMTSPVRSRPYQWKAKKLRSGEVIQKKYNRAPKKEEILAHAPILDYEIAQLDPLLIVTLGNVGLQRLLGKDYKVSEWQGKLIDHPVQRLRDLQSEEFEWTSESYTILPTYHPAAVFYNPKIRTEVEQNWLEIEKYLQQVGL, via the coding sequence ATGGAGTTTCAAGTAACGGAACAGCTTGTGGCGCTTGCAAAACAGCGAATGGAAGGGCATGCAGTAGAGGGATTTGTACGAGGTGGGGGCCCACTAAAACCGAAACTTCTATTGATAGGAGAAGCCCCTGGTGAAAACGAAGCTATCCAAGGAAAGCCGTTTGTCGGAAGAGCAGGAGCAGAATTGGATAAATCTCTTACGAGTATTGGGTTAACCCGAGAAGATGTGTACATGACTAGTCCTGTACGTAGTCGCCCCTATCAATGGAAAGCTAAAAAACTACGCTCTGGTGAAGTTATTCAAAAGAAATATAACCGAGCTCCAAAAAAAGAAGAAATTTTGGCGCATGCACCTATTTTAGATTATGAAATCGCGCAACTAGACCCGTTGCTGATAGTTACATTAGGCAATGTCGGATTGCAACGATTGCTAGGAAAAGACTATAAAGTTTCCGAATGGCAAGGGAAACTGATCGATCACCCAGTTCAAAGGTTGCGTGATCTACAATCGGAAGAGTTCGAATGGACTTCTGAGAGTTATACTATCTTGCCCACCTATCATCCTGCAGCGGTCTTTTACAATCCAAAAATTCGGACAGAAGTAGAGCAGAACTGGCTTGAAATTGAAAAGTATTTACAACAAGTGGGTCTTTGA